The Gossypium hirsutum isolate 1008001.06 chromosome A03, Gossypium_hirsutum_v2.1, whole genome shotgun sequence genome contains the following window.
TTTGTACTTCTGTAACATTCTTCGGAGTTTTCCAATTAATCACTGCTGCTACCTTCTAATTGTTTACTCGTATACCATCAGCCGACACAATGTGACAAGAATCTcacttcatgaagccaaaattcacatttgctaaattttgcatataattgtttttccctcaaaatctgtagtacaattctcaagtactgagcatgctcggattctgtctttgaatagatcaatatatcatcaataaacacaaccacaaatctatccgaTTAAGACTAAAGAATCtaattcattaaatctataaaagCAGCTagagcatttgtcaaaccgaatggcataactaagaactcgtaatgaccataccgagttctacaagctgtttttggcacatcacaTTCCTTTACTGTTAACTGATAATATCCAGATCTAAgatatatttttgaaaacaccATGGAATCCTTAAGctaatcgaataaatcatcaatacaaggcaaaggatatttatttttaatcgttaccttattcaactgccTGTAATTTATACACAGCCTTAATCAACCGTCcctctttttcacaaataagataGGTGCACCCCATAGCGACatacttggtcttataaaccctttGTCCAACAACTCTTGTAATCGtctcttcaactcttttaattctactggagccattctatacggtgtcaCTAATATGGAAGCTGTTCCCAGAAGCACATCTAtcacaaactcaacctctctaggTGGTAAACCTAGTAATTCTTCAGAAAATACATCCATGAATTCATTCACAATCAATaattcttctaactttgattcagaACTCCGAGTATCAAGAATGTAGGCTAAATATGCCTCATTTCCTTTACGCAACAATTTCTGAGCAGAAATAGATGAAATCATTCTAACTGTATCACCCAAATTTCCAGACTCAACCAAAATAATATCACCTGTCTGACATTTCAAactgattcttttttttttacaattcacTACTGCATCATGTTTCAATAACTAGTCTATGCCCAAGATAATACCAAATTCCTGGAAGgttaacaacatcaaattagcggGGAAATCACGGCCCTTAACTTTCAGTGCACAGttacaacatattaaattaactaccACACTTTGGCCTATTTGTAACCTGTACATCATAATTAGTAGGCtcaacaaataaatttttttcagatgctaacatagtacaaatatatgaatgtgtagacccagggtctattaaagcatacACAGGAACATCATAAAGATAAAAAATACCAGTAATTACGTCCGGAGCTGTCGCTTCTTCTCTTATTCAAATGGCATAAGTACGAGTAGGGGCCCAAACTTCTGATCGACTAGCAATATCTTTCATACCCGAACGAGTAGCCCCTGTAGCACTGCTCTGACTAGAGCATTTTCCTTTTTGATGAGGAGTTTTTATTTTCTCCTTCTGTTCCACTTCTTTAACTTCTAGTTGGGGACAGTCGCGAATAAAGTGATCAGTGgacccacatttataacaagcccctaACTTACTTCTACATGCACCGGGGTGACTTCTTTCACAATGTTGGCATTTAGACCGTTGGGTATTTTGTACACTACCCACTCTAATAGTAGGTCTGTCAGATGCCTTGTaatcagattgtcttggtctACTCTTTCTCGATCTTTCCGGTGATAAAGTGGCTCGACTAAATTCCTCTTTAGATTTTTTTGCCGGTAAAGCTGAAAATGACTTAGATGCACTTCTTTTGAAAAATTCTTTGCTCCTTCTATCTCGTTGCATCTTTCTAATATATACTTCTTCAAGTTTCTAAGCACGTTCTGATAGAACAATGAATTCTCGTATCTCCGTGCCCCCTATCATCATTCTAATCTCATCATTTAGAACTTCTTCAAatctgatacacatttcttcctcAGTGGGTACAATATCTCGTGCATATTTGCTCAgataaacaaattctctttcatattcagccactgactTATTTCCCTGTCTGAAGTCgagaaattctcttttcttctaaTCCAAATATCTTCTaccaacatatttcttcttaaattcattttggaaaaatttctaagtaATTTTCTCAGCCGGTACCACAGCTTCTATTGTTTCCCACCagttataagcttcttctttcaataaGGACACAGCACACAGTAAGTAATCATCTAGTGAGCATGCCATTTGTTTAAAAGCCCTCATTATACTTTGcaaccaatattcagctttgacAGGATCATTATCTGTTCTTcctcgaaattcttcagccctatGTTTTTTGAGCTTTTCAAATAGAGAACGTTTACTGAATTTAGTTGTCGAAGGAGATGGAGAAGCAACCAGGGGTACTACTGCTATTGAAATAGGGGGAGGAGGTTGCTGAGCCTGATTTCTTTCCCACACATTCTcattataccactgattcataaaTCCATAAGTCATATTTTTGAGTTCTTGTTCTCTCATCAATGAAATTGGAACTTCACTACTTGTTCCTTGTTCAGAGGTTTGCACTCTGCTATTATCTTCTTCTTACTTAATTTGTTCTGGTCTATCTGACATCTTTTCAAATCGAagataatctataataaaaacaaGGATTAGATCAAATcatgcacatcacactatcacggatttatatggcatgtatttctagatactttacatatcatacatattctgaaaattgactaaatcgaaactctgataccagtaaatgtaacacccctaacctatatctattaccaaaacagggttacgaggtattactggatTATACACTAGCATTCGTATAAAAACCAAGTCAAAAATTCgcattctaaattaaaaacttttgaaattttgtgataaagtccctaatatgggcctacggggcccaaaacatgctttggaaatggttcggCACTAAATCAGCAAATTTGAAAAATTtaccttgaagataggggcacacgcccgtgtggccatccTGTGAGGAtcccatggccgtgtggccagcccgtgtggaattctgacttgcaatttc
Protein-coding sequences here:
- the LOC121217836 gene encoding uncharacterized protein, giving the protein MQRDRRSKEFFKRSASKSFSALPAKKSKEEFSRATLSPERSRKSRPRQSDYKASDRPTIRVGSVQNTQRSKCQHCERSHPGACRSKLGACYKCGSTDHFIRDCPQLEVKEVEQKEKIKTPHQKGKCSSQSSATGATRSGMKDIASRSEVWAPTRTYAI